atgtattgacAATTTATTTGTAGTTCCAGTGTGGTCCTTTCACAAAACAAGTCCTTTAATCAGGGGTCCGagcttggtcccctattgtttctgtaccGTTAATTTCCCCCTcgaattctgtaaaagtcatactgcagcctatgcCGTAAGTCGAAAACTTGAAATTTTcgggtatggttaccaataagcCCCTCTACCCATAAAACCAAATAGATTTCTcttcaccagattgacctggactcaaaattctttcatcatattaatctctagaatcagattcATCATTACCCTTATGCCtgaaaaatgtttacttttcccacaactTCATAGAACAGTCAAACGCCCATTTTTCCTATATgaccatttattttattgtataactaccatacgacTATCATTAGCGGATAGTTAGGTTGAGAGTTCGAATCCTGATAAGAGAATTATGGACAAGCTGAACTTGGTATTCGGCCATTGCTCTGCAGCCCACTTACCTGAAAGCCGAGGTACAGTATGGCATAAAGGGGAACATCTGTccttcatatttatatattttccattagtgtgttcttgacttttaattttgctcgaaCGTTCTCCTTCCGTTCCATCAACCACTACGAGGGTGACTTCGAGAAGATGAACGAGGACCTCCAGAAGGTTAACTGGCAGGAGCTAGCAGAGCTCTGTCATCAGGAGGAAGACGACGATGGCACCCAATTCATGGACCTACTACGACTCACCGTGCTACAAATGGCTCTCAAACACTGCCCCAAACGTAAACTCTTCCCTCCATCAAGTTGCGGACCGAAGAAACCTAAGAGCCGAGAAAGGCAAGTGCTGAAGCGGAAGAGAAGGAAGCTAAAGGCCAGAGTGAAGGCTCTTGAGGAGAAGCAGCCTAACTCACCAGCGATACAAGACATCAAGGATGAGATAAGCTTGCTGTGCATCGATATCAGGGACGCGATACATAGCGAGCTAAATCGAAGAGAGCTCAAAGCTGTTGCTACTGTAAAGACGAACCCACGTTTCTTTTTCAGCTATGCAAAGAAATACTCTAAGTTGAGGAGCAACGTGGGACCACTGAGGAACAGCAACAACGACCTGGAGAACAACCCAAAGGTTATGGCTGATATTCTGCAGCGACAATACGTCTCAGTATTCAGCGATCCCTCTAACCCAAACCTCAAAGACACCACGGAGCAACTAACACCACCGAGTTGCAGCATCTCGGACCTGGTGTTTCGCACTGACGATATCATCAAAGCAATCGACGAGATTGGTACCTACTCGTCTAACTCCCACGAATGCATACCTGCAAGCATTCTGAAAGCATGTAAGCAGCACCTCTGTGGCCCAATCCACATGCTGTGGCAGCGCTCTTTCGCCAAAGGGATGATACCGGAGTCCCTAAAGAAACAATACATCATCCCGATACACAAGAAAGATAGCAAGGCAGAACCAGAGAACTACCGCCCTGTTTCACTGACCTCGCACATCATAAAAATCTTTGAGCGGGTTATACGAAACTCTTTAGTTGGATACCTGGAGGAGAACTCCCTGTTCTCCAGTAAACAACACGGTTTTCTTAAAGGGAGAAGCTGTCTTACCCAACTCCTGGCCCACTACGACGGTATCGTAAAGAACCTCAACGCTGGACTAGAAACAGATGTCATATACCTGGACTTCTCAAAAGCGTTCGACAAGGTCGACCATGGTCTTCTCTTACGTAAGCTCAAGTTTTACGGTATCAAGGGGAAGCTCTATGACTGGATCAAGGACTTCCTGTCCAACAGAACACAGGTGGTTACTGTGGACGGACACCAGTCAGAACCAGAAGACGTTCTCAGTGGCGTACCACAAGGTACAGTACTCGGCCcactactcttcctcctccatgtcaaCGACCTAGAGGAAACTGTAGACCACGCTACACCGGCAAGCTTTGCGGATGACACAAGGTTATCTGCTGCTATCAGTACTACAGACGACATGCATCTACTTCAAGAAGATATCAACCGAGTTGTCGAGTGGTCACTGCAGAACAATATGGTGTTACACGAAGGGAAGTTTGAGTACCTATGTTACCGGGCAGGTAACTGCAAACTACTAGAGGAACTGCCCTTCACCAACAGCTACAACTTTGACTACCAAACCCTAGCAGGTTTCAGCCTGAAGCCAAAAGCCTCCGTCAGGGACCTTGGAGTAACCTTGGCTTCCAACTACCACTGGTCGGTTCACATAAACCAGACGGCCGCTGGGGCTAGAAAACTAGCTGCATGGGCGCTAGGAGTGTTTCGAGACCGTTCTATACTGGTCATGCTTACGATATGGAAGTCGCTTATTCGATGCAAACTCGAATGCTGTTGCCCACTATGGAACCCCCACAAGCTGGAAGACATCAAAGTTCTAGAAGATGTCCAGCGGTTCTTTACAAGACACATATGTGGGCTACAGGAAACAGATTACTGGGGAAGGCTGAAAGCCTTGCGACTTCAGTCACTGCAGAGAAGGCGTGAAAGATACATCATAATCCACGTCTGGAAACTCCTACACGAGAAAGTGCCCCATGAAATCAACATGGAATTCTACTACACCGGAAGGCTCGGATGGAGAGCTAGATTACCCAAGCTCTATGGCAGAGTGAAAACGTCTGCCAAAACCCTATACGATGCCTCGTTTGCCGTCCAAGGAGCTAAGCTTTGGAACGCACTACCGAAAGATGTCAACACCCAGGATAACCTTGATACACTCAAAGTGCACCTGGGCGAATTCCTGGGCAGAATACCTGATCAGCCCCCCACAACTGGCTACAGGACATCAAATCACAACTCCATTGTTAACTGGTTAAACCAGCCGGGTGGCCGAGAGAAGTTGACGACCCAGTAGGATCCTGCTGAACCATTCAATAAGGTTCAATAAGGTAAGGTTGATTACTGCTTGCTGTTATGTTTCCACTTTGTATATGTTTGAATACTCAGGGCCTGCATATACTTAATTCCATGCAATATGTATTCGAGTAAATATCATAGCGGCCAGAAAATATAGAGTTAATTAACTGACGGGTAGCAAGTTTTTCATGTTTATTCATATTGTCATTCACATGAACACAAAGAACCATGATAACACAGATATAACTGTTATAAAGTTGTGTCTAGATCCGTCAGTCTGGCCTACTCTGCTACACTATGGCATATTTACGAGTTGAAGCCATGCATATACTTCAGACTCGTTATAATAGTACGGTAGCGTACTAGTAACAATATTGAAAGCATATCTGTGATGATGCCATGTATTTAGTGTGTATGCAGTCAGCTGCATATCTTTGTTCCTTCTATTCTACAAAAATTTGCACGCACCAAATAAAtatcttttgtgttttgtgtgttcatCATTAATCATGTTTTTAAAGGTGACTTATTATGCTaccaggtgtgagcgtgatTAGCCGTAACAAGcatttttgaaaatctgcctcttctgacatcacaagtgtgcgtgtccacctagatgtgcgctgggtagactgatctatccgtcatacatctaggtggataaGCCGttacggcttgtaacggctaatcacactcacacctggtggtgtgtcctggtgtgtgatatgtcacctttaaggttTTTGCAAAGACAGCTTTTTTCCCATTTAATGCATTTAGTGTAAAAGGTATTTGAAGGAGAAACATTATCTTTGTTTTGAAGCAAACAAACAGAGGTAGCCCAGACCTGTTGTCACAACAAtggcaggtgtgtttgtgttgtggtgtcTGTGTAGTGGGTTAAGAAAGACACGTCCTCAGCAGAAAGACTATTATCTTTTAATTAACTGATCTGTGTTCagcaattatatatatatacatatatcatgTAACAATTTATCAAATTGAAATGATGAATGAGGATGACCATGAAATCAACATGTTTGACAGGCATTGTATTGACTTTAAAAACCCTACATCATTGAAAAGATAGAATCAAACTAGTTGTAGAAATAAATGATTTAAATTAAGGTATATGACATTAATCTCCTTCTAACCGACCCCTTTCCATCTTGAAATACAAGAACGTCTAGAACATTTTCAAAGGAGTGGATTGTTTTACAGTTCTATTGTACACCTGTCCAACCAGTTACCACACAATACCGCTACCTGTCCCCTCATTGACCAACATACTCAAATTCAGGTCCTATATTCAAATTGCTATCATAAATCTTAAACATATCGCAACCATTGACCTAGGCAGAGTATTTAAAAAGCCATACTCTTGATCCATAGTGCCTGCACAGTGTGCCCTGACAAGATCAAAAATGAAATGCTAGCTCTGAAGCAGCCCAGTGAAAGCCTACACTGTGCAGGGTATTCTGGAGGCATCAGGGCTAactgtgtgtttttgagagTTGCTTGTTTCATGATATCTGGCAACATTGACTTTGACTTTTAGGTGACAGACAATAGGTTGTCCATCATCTCCTAAGCATGTAAAATGAcaaaataagaaaagaaaagttgCAAGCAGTTGTTTTTGCTAGTAGGTTGAATTACTCCTTTTTATATTCTTCCTCCAGCTTGAGCTTCTCTGTGTTGTTGCTAAGAAACATGGAATCAGCGCTCGCCTGCACTTTATCAAAGAAGCTGAAGTCGGCCACATagcggctgttgttgttgctgaagaGCACCGGCTTGAACTCGTAGCCCCACAGGATCTCCTGGGGCACGTAGGACGTGCGGCTCTGGCAGGTGGCAGCCGTTGACTCCATGGTGGCGTTCAGGGTCACCAGCAGCTCAAAGTCTCGGGTGTGCAGGTTGTCGGCCGTCAGGCCCACAAGGGGGCTGCTCTCGTCCAGCACGTGGTAGAAGGTCAGGGGCAGGATGAGGAAGGGGCACTCGCCGCTGGAGTCCATGTAGAAGTTGACGCTGCTCTGGTGCACCAGTGTCTTCTCGCCCTCCTGCGTCACCTTTGGGTGGAGGAGCTTGCCCGTGAGCTGGCACTGGACTAGCAAGCTCTTCCTCATGTTGGCCACGCGCACCATGATGCACAGCTTCCCCTCCCGCCGGCACACCACCGCCGAGCGGCTGAACTTGATGGTCTCGGCGCGCTTCTTGGGCCGAGCCAGCTTGGCCAGGAAAGCCCCGGTGACGAAGATCTCTGCCAGTCCGGTGATCACCAGCTGAGCCACCAGGGTGAAGATGGCCAGAGGGCATTCCTCGTTAATGTAGCGGAAGCCATAGCCGATGGTGGTCTGCGACtccagggagaagaggaaggcgCCGGTCAGCGTCTTGGCGTTCTCcacgcagggcgtgtggttggACGGCAGCACCGCCTCAAAGTCCCCGTTTCCCATGCTGATGAAGTAGAAGATAACCCCGAAAAAGAACCAGGTCATGACGAAGGTGGAGGCGAACAGAGTGAGTTTGTAGCGCCACTTCATGTCCACCACGGTAGTCCAGATGTCGTGCAGGTACAGCTTGACCATGCCTTCCACGTTGTCGATCCTCACGTTGTTGTGGCCGTCCTTGGAAACGATGCGCCGCTGGACCGGTTTGTTGGTGGTCATGTTGCACAGGATGATTGACAGCCGATTGACAGATCTTTTCTTGCAGATACTGACAGAAAATGACAACGAATAGGAAAAACCAAGAAGCATCTCATCAGCGattgttaggaactgtgattaaatcTGAAATTGATTATATAGATATTTGTGTGCCTCAGTATTgattttaaataaatagaaGACATAAATTGAAGTTACTACTTACGAATTTACAATCGAATCAAACTATATTAATCATTTTTTACAAAACACCACAAGCTTTGAAAGCATTCCACTGTCAAATACATCCAtattaaatattgatattatattGATTTAAATAAAGAATACAGTTATGTGAAAACAGGAATGCTTCAGGAGTAATACTTTCGCATTGATATACGTAATCATTTCAATAAAGTTATCAGTTTCTTCCTACCCGATCAATTTGTGTGACTAACACATTTTCGCCTCACCTCCGGTCGTAAATAGCTGCGATATGAACGGTTTGGTGTCCCAGTGTCTCCTTTCTGCTATTGTCCCCGTCTGTTTGTGTTCTACTGGCACTGTGGTATTGAGGGCAGTGTGTGAGAGCAGGGGAAGGGTTTTGTTCAAGCCTGACCCCACCTACCTGCGAGAGGTCGGTATGTAGAGCTTATCATTTTGCTCTGACGGTTCCTGCACTGTCCACACCACCTCGCCATGATCACCCTGTAATAGCTCACCAGAGAGCAGTATAAATCAATCACCCATAGTGACCACATACTATTCATTCAGAGGTATTCTTCActttttcatgttttctttGTTGGGATAATTCTTCATAACAAAGAAAAAGAGTTCATAAAAACAATATAATTGCTCTCCATTTGAAATTACCAGTTTAACTTCTATGACCTTGAAGTGTTCCTTAGTGTGTCTCTGCATATCCTTAAGTTTGTTATTAACCTCCCTGTGTTTACAGGAAATAGactttgtatgcgtgtgtgtgtgtgtgtgtgtgtgtgtgtgtgtgtgtgtgtgtgtgtgtgtgtgtgtgtgtgtgtgtgtgtgtgtgtgtgtgtgtgcctgcgtgtatggtcatgtgtatgtgtgtgtgtttctgtttctgatgCAGTCAGAGAAGATCCTACAAGTCATACCTGTCAACACATGGATTTTAAATGTATCCATATTATAATTGTAATATAGGTGTCTTATCTTGTATTAGACTTGGTTTGCACAGTTTTCTTATCTTTTTCATGTGGTTATCCAAACAGACGCAATCACGTTATACACATTTGTTCTGGATAATTTGTACATAATGACAAAAGTATTAATATAGTTTGAGCAGCTCTGGCTTTAAAAGCATTTATCAATCAAACACCAGAATATGATTGATTACGGATTGGGATTAAGAATATTTAAGAATATAGAAGGAACTAAACATAAAAACCCAACATAATTTTAATCCTATATtggttttaaaaataaattagaatcagacacacaaactagaaaaagaaaaaagatgttGACCTGAGAATGGGGTTAGGACCCAAAAAAGGGGCTAGGACCAAGAGAAGGTCCACCGATTTATACCGTCGCACAGGGAGGGCTGGGGCGCCACCTGTtgatcaacctctctctctctctctctctctctctctctctctctctctctctctctctctctctctctctctctctctctctctctctctctctctctctctctctctctctctctctctctctctctctctctctctctctctctctctctctctctctctctctctctctctctctctctctctctctctctctctctctctctctctctctctctctctctctctctctctctctctctctccctctctctccacctctctatcAGGGCTGCCTCTcgggtggaagaggagggggagtatCGTTCACCGAGTGACAGGAAATGAATCCTTCACTAAAacgatggaggagaggatgCATTAAAAATAGAACTGGTCCTGAGCGATCCGATAGCACACCGTGCAGAGCAGAATCACGGTGATGACAACGACACATTAATCCATAAGGTGAGTCCCTTTAGCCTCCGTCTTTCTTTATATGTAGCCTATATGTATTGTTGTGCGTGTAGCCCGTTACAGTGTTGTAGTCTACCGTCCAACCCCCACATCTGCAgaaaacagagaacagagacgaACGGCCCCTGCTCTCATTCAGTCCACGCCATATTTCAAAGTACAAACCGAATTGCTTTATAAAAGGCTAATTACAAATCTTTCCAAGATCTCTATTTTTTGCCTTTAGACTATTTTATGAAATCCtctcatacaaaaaaaaaaaagactgtcgATCCTGTCGAACTGTTGTTCCGAGCTCCGTGGTATACTGATCATTCTGTCCTTTAATAACTCGGAGTAATAGACTTCTGTTGGGAGATagatgaattgattgaatactGTTTAACCAGTTGAACCAGTCTATTATTAATGGATGAGGAGCTCGTCTCCATGGCGACGGAGAGATCTCCCGGTTATAAGATGTGGCGCGTGGGCGCACTATGTCCGACACATCTCTTATGCAGCCTCCTGTCCACTCCATGAAACACTGTTGGGTACTTAAAGACGCGATGCTCATATGGGGAAAATGTTTATTTAGCAGTCAAGGTAGTCGAGTGTTTTGGGAGTGAAGCAAGGCAGTAGACCTTGAGTCAatattgggggtgggggggagaggggggggggggaccaaatCTCAACTAATAATTCACTTTATTCTGCAAGAGAAAAGTAGTAGTACACAACTGGATTCGGACCGGGAGAGTTTGGGTTATCAGCAatggcggctggtgatcaaaaatgttggtgggGCGCTGTAATCGACGGGGGTCTGGGGTCCCccacaattttatttttttagtagatttgatttcctgtattctcattctggtgcattttggggttGGCCACTACCTGTTAGGCCTACCTACTAAGGCCTACCTACTATTTATTcggtttatatgctacaggctgAAAGACTTAtctatgtaacttacttgctcctttttattataacattgcttggggagtccaattcctccactgaaatgggtggaaagtgcttagaactctgctagttagcgatctatctcttctctccatgtagttgtgttgcgcgaatgctgctgagggaggtagcctatttgattgattagctgaattgtccaatcatttggtataacaaaaaagaaaaagcgataccattggcctggggcgcacgctagtgcgacccgagggcgaattttcttgggccaatgaaaagctgtcttgAGACAGCAATAAATTTGCGACCTTTATAgtgtggcgaagtcacgccccttccagtagagcccatgggacctatgagatcgaaaaatatgaatgggtttcaatggagagaaagtaattttttctggtcccagtctttatatgccctggattacagaTATGTTGATttgaatgataatttttcatgccaaGAGTTTGACCATTTATTGTGCaaaattgttcagttaaaggctgtagagaaaacacaatgagaaagactacatgtctcgtatatgacgtcacgctccctgcagTGGCGCCGCCAGAAGattattccaggggtggccaatgggggCCACAGCAAATCTTAGGGTGGCatacaaaaaaggaaaagaacgTACGTAGTTACGTCCcggggagcgattgttgacgggggggggggggggggggggggggggacctacgGATTTCAGTGACGGTTTCATTCCATCTAtacgagcaggtgtgcgcctgcagccagagggggcgccaaaatgcctattccccacacaatgttatgtcgtacttcattgataaccgctacgcagcgcattgaTTGACAGTATTTCTTGTGTTGACGAACATCACTAACCTATCACATCTGGGGTGGCCACAGGGGTGGCCGATGAGTTTTCAGGGGTGGCCCTGGCCACCCCAGGCCACCCCCTAGAATCGCCACTGGCTCCCTgtgactggcgtggacaagaccgtcaatctccccatcggcataattGAAAccctccacatgccccgacttataatggttttcacctatttcgatgcttttatcctccccttggaaaaaagctgtgaagtggagcagagagatcgccatgtctgtaccggagttccaagtgcgggaggtgacgtatatcattcgcgtcgagagcagcgaagagctgtagttcacaaaccaacctcacacaaaacctaacgtTATCAAACCTCTTCGGGAAAATGTTTCGATTTCTTTGCGTGAAAAATTTGCATttaaatcaacaaacaacatatgtgcaATCCAGGGCATATGcaagttcgccgtccgaggaaaaggggcgtgttcatGCGTGTCGCTAGACAACGTCCTCGGatctccgagacggatggataataaaacgcattgatctggcagccgagtcaatccgacacccacaccggcacccctgacttggaggagggcttgaTTTTGAttgaccaataactagcctagcccaaatcattgacatccagacgcatttaaatggtttcTCGCAGTGGCAAGTATGGTCTATCAAACAATTAAACGAGATtaaacgctatgtatttttgttgatttatttcgtatttATAATAGTAGATGATCAGTTGATGATCATAGTTAGCAGATATATATAAGTGAATATTACATAGGGGTggcgccctagcgccctctattgacccaccgccactggtTATCAGCGCCACGACATCACCTTCCACCACAACAAAACTAACAAGCTATTTATAGGCATTGAAGTCAGAACGCTGAATAAATAGCTTATTAATTTCTTCGCGGAATTACGAGTTGCGTGGCAGGTTAAATTAAGTGTAGCCTGATTACATTTGCTGATGATTATTTCGGATGGAGGTGGTATTTCGGACGGCGGCGTAAATGTCAAAGCATAGCAGAAAAAATAACAGGGATGTGTCCCCCCCAACGAATATTGGAATTACGGCCTTGGAGTGAGGTGACACGCATCACAATctcaaaatagaaaaaaataagggACACTGGCCCTTTAAACTTGAATTTCATCATTAGATTACTTTTTAATCTTCCGTCATTATGAATAGGTTTCAGTCATAAACTGAGAATGGGGCTCACCTACCCACATGGAATACAAATACTAACATTACAGCAAGAAGAGATCTGTGGGGAGAAGGAAGTCTTGTAAAATACATTTCGTTATCAAATCGGCCTAAGTGATGCTATCCCATATGCTCTCAGTAACCTTCATTGTGTGCCTGCCCCCGAGATGGACACAGTAAAGGAATAGTTGAGGAAAACAGAGGAGATGGGGGAAAAAACCCACAGGGCGATGTGCAGGAATGGTGATAGTCCCAAAACCCAAGGGAACATCGGATCTGTGTGGACCTTGGCAAACTCAATGATGGAGTCCTTTCAGGGTTCTTGCAACCAACTTAAAGTCTGTGTTGAAGGGGTAATTTTCCAACGAGTTTGCGCAATAAACATTTAAACTGTTATCCattgtattttatgtttatcGGTTTCACAAAACAGAATGTAATGCAAAAAAATAGGTACTACTTTAGCGGTTTGCGATTGATGCTCATTtcccccacaatgcattgcatcaCATCATGTATGGGAGGCGACAGACCAAAGCCCACATTAGGACCCTTGAGAGTAGACTACTCAATagataatacatatatatatagcctagtcaagtctttattattGCCAAACTACACAAATCGTTGGGAATTCATTTcggtgattcggctcacacaggacagtacaagaccacacagaacaagggagacaagaAGTCTGACTGGTCATAGACAATAaaaatcacattaaaactaaacacatgcgttgatagatagatagataaacatCTAGATAGAtgcagtgactgaatgttgatgataaaacTGATTGATgtgcataagatgagtgtgtgcgactgtgcgtgtgtccttcCCGGCTTCgggcatactgcatggttatgaaggccttgtTGCTGGTTGTGTtcttagtgaagcagcctagcctaggagttggagaagttggtgTTATTGTGTACGTCTGTGcgagagcaagtgagagagcACACCCGCCGTGCTGgggtttggcttgttgtgggctgtctgccAGCGTCCGCCAGGTTGGACgaatgtgctttgtgtatgtgttcactgatgtatctgtctgatcgtatttgcTGTaaatggatggttaaataatgccACACCACGATCCTTCATACTGCAGTCACTCATTTACAATTGCGAGTCTAATAGGCTacacctggcatttattcagttgattGCTCTTCTGCGCCAGAtttgtgccaattattgtcgtgttaatgcacaactttgcctctccTTGTTTTAAAACAACGTGCATCCAAACAACTTTAGACAATGTAGCCTCAGTGTGTCTTTATGAATACTATGGCATATCGGATTATCAAAATAgttaggtgtgtgcgtttgtgtgttgtcatgtgggCTATAGACTGATTGTCTTTGCTTGCAACCATGAAATATTTTaatgttataggcctactgcatattGAGAAGAATTTGATTGATATTGCACAACAATCGGGAGATGGGGACCACCCCAAATATTgatgggtatttcgcacactgggTAAAAGCCTAGTGGCAAAGATGCAGGCAAAGATGTTGTTACTGGAGCTAGTAGGCTACCATCAACACGTGGGATAACTAATCGGTAATGTGTTTACAATGTCGGGGGAAAGATTCAATTAGGGATTGTCTGGGGGGGTATTTCACAGCTTGGACTGGCAGGTTAGCCCATAGCTAGCATTATGCCTTCTGTATCTAGATCAGGAGCCTCAAACTAATTTTGGTTCAGGGGCCACATACTGATTTACTGGACCGGACCAGTAAAATAATGGCAAAATAGCCTACGTCAACTCCAAATCTTTAGCTTTGTTTTTTAGTACTATGCTTTATCATTCAGCCTACATTTGTAGCCTACATAATCACGGATCACAAGGATCTATATTAGCACAACACATTTATTCACAGATAGGCCAATGGAATTTAAATAAAAAGCATTTCACATTCATTAACAactggtttattttttatagagttgagtgaatacatttttacatcTGAACACCTGAACCAACTCACCACACTAAACAAACTCAAGTGGGAGCTATGAAGAAAGCTATCATGCTGCcttgaaaatgtaaatgtgcacatataaataaaatatacatatataatatgagCTATGAGATTAGGCTACATCGGATCAAACTGTTTTGTAGGCTACTGAAGCTGAGAATGATATGCTGCACAATATTCATTGTCTTTTACATGAAACCTGAGTAAACTTATTTTAAAGATCTGTTTTCATCAGAGTGCAAACATTTCTGAAAGAGCATCACAAGAATTAGGCCCAGGCCTGCTTGAtgattcacttttttttttctcactgcAGTCTATTTGCTGCTGTTGGCTACTGAAACTTGGCATCTTTCAGCCTTTACGAGTGCATCAATATCAGCTGTCAAATCTTGAGTGGCAGTACATTTCACAATGTcattcaagtgtgtgtttgttaacctTGAGCGgtgctttgttttatttaggtTCATTACAGAGAACAACTGTTCACAAAGCTAGGTAGTCCCAAACATGGATAAAAACTTTGCAGCCAGGGATGTTAATTTGGGGTACCCTGGCAAGAGATATTGATAAAATGTGCCCAAGCCCACCGACGCAAATTTCTCCTTCATATTGGTATTACATTGCAAGTCAATTATCTCGAGTTGGATGTCAGCTGGCATGTCATAAGGATTGACTGTAAATGGCGAGCGAAAAATTGCAAATTCCTTCTCTAGTTCACTGAAGACCTGAAACCTCTGCTCGAGCTCCTGCAGCAATCCTGTTATCTTGTCTTTGTATTGATCCATATCAGCATTACGTCCGGTCGCACGCACAGCTGTTAGACATGGGAAGTGGGCGGTGTCACCACTAGAAAGCTGCGTCTCCAAGAGCAACAGTTTTAACTTGAATGAGCGTGTACTGTCGTTATGCTGAGTTAAGATACTGTTAAGATTATTCAGTTGCTGTGTAATATCCACCATAAAGGCAAGATCCTGCACCC
The Gadus morhua chromosome 7, gadMor3.0, whole genome shotgun sequence DNA segment above includes these coding regions:
- the kcnj15 gene encoding ATP-sensitive inward rectifier potassium channel 15, with amino-acid sequence MTTNKPVQRRIVSKDGHNNVRIDNVEGMVKLYLHDIWTTVVDMKWRYKLTLFASTFVMTWFFFGVIFYFISMGNGDFEAVLPSNHTPCVENAKTLTGAFLFSLESQTTIGYGFRYINEECPLAIFTLVAQLVITGLAEIFVTGAFLAKLARPKKRAETIKFSRSAVVCRREGKLCIMVRVANMRKSLLVQCQLTGKLLHPKVTQEGEKTLVHQSSVNFYMDSSGECPFLILPLTFYHVLDESSPLVGLTADNLHTRDFELLVTLNATMESTAATCQSRTSYVPQEILWGYEFKPVLFSNNNSRYVADFSFFDKVQASADSMFLSNNTEKLKLEEEYKKE